A single Pedobacter sp. PACM 27299 DNA region contains:
- a CDS encoding argonaute/piwi family protein, producing MEFPAYQVIPEPKLTFEALSNAQDIHPLRGLKAFNPYSSKLNPIEKIRIAAIYPQGSYQILENLVRELHSVHVPKERANYLEEFTGIENIFKTKVELVQENLSISLQTENLFKDGIEPYITLSEAISGAIREMAKRVLDYDVLMVYLPDYWSPGFEDLNTGFDLHDFIKATTAMQNIASQVLRESSAIKYKCRCSVMWRLSIALYVKAGGIPWKLSSLDQNSAFIGLSYATRLNTNTNQFDFTTCCSQVFDADGTGLEFVAYDASEIETRIGDNPFLSRAEMRKLMSRSLELYQRKHAGRRPERLIVHKTTHFTKSEIDGAFDAIPGNINLELLQIVQNSNWRGVNYIDKAGTKGADNFPLNRGSYFQIGPQEVLLWTQGNVVLNNKNFFKEGKNIPAPILIRRFAGDGGWDRNCQAILGLTKMNWNHDALYDRLPVTLGYAQSLATTIKRMNKLINKPYEFRYFM from the coding sequence ATGGAATTCCCAGCATATCAAGTCATACCTGAACCTAAGCTTACATTTGAGGCTTTATCGAATGCCCAAGACATTCATCCTTTGAGGGGATTAAAAGCTTTTAATCCATATTCAAGCAAACTAAATCCAATAGAAAAGATAAGAATTGCTGCCATTTATCCCCAAGGCTCTTACCAAATACTTGAAAATCTTGTGCGTGAACTTCACTCAGTACACGTTCCAAAAGAAAGGGCTAACTATTTAGAGGAATTTACTGGTATCGAAAATATATTCAAGACAAAGGTTGAATTAGTTCAGGAAAATCTTTCAATATCTTTGCAAACCGAAAATCTTTTCAAAGATGGTATTGAACCGTATATTACATTAAGTGAAGCTATAAGTGGTGCCATTAGAGAGATGGCTAAACGAGTTTTAGATTATGATGTCTTAATGGTTTATCTGCCAGACTACTGGTCTCCCGGATTTGAAGACCTCAATACAGGTTTTGATTTACACGACTTCATAAAAGCCACAACGGCCATGCAGAATATTGCCAGTCAGGTTTTAAGAGAAAGTAGCGCAATCAAATATAAATGCAGATGCAGTGTCATGTGGAGATTGTCGATAGCATTATATGTTAAAGCTGGCGGTATTCCTTGGAAATTATCTTCATTAGATCAAAATTCTGCGTTTATCGGATTAAGTTATGCAACGAGACTAAACACAAATACGAATCAATTTGATTTTACAACATGTTGTAGTCAAGTATTTGACGCCGATGGAACCGGTTTGGAGTTTGTAGCATATGATGCATCCGAAATTGAGACTAGAATTGGAGATAATCCATTTTTATCAAGGGCAGAAATGAGAAAGCTAATGTCCAGAAGTTTAGAGCTTTACCAGCGCAAACATGCAGGTAGAAGACCTGAAAGGCTTATTGTACATAAAACAACCCATTTTACAAAAAGTGAAATCGATGGAGCCTTTGATGCAATTCCTGGCAATATAAATCTCGAACTTCTACAGATTGTTCAAAATAGTAATTGGAGAGGAGTTAATTATATTGATAAAGCTGGAACTAAAGGAGCGGATAACTTCCCATTAAATCGTGGATCATACTTTCAAATTGGCCCCCAAGAAGTCTTATTATGGACTCAGGGTAATGTTGTTCTAAACAATAAGAATTTCTTTAAAGAAGGTAAAAATATTCCAGCACCAATTTTGATTAGGCGATTCGCAGGTGACGGTGGTTGGGACCGAAACTGTCAAGCAATACTTGGGCTGACAAAAATGAATTGGAATCATGATGCATTGTATGACCGTTTGCCAGTAACGCTTGGGTACGCTCAATCTTTAGCGACTACGATTAAAAGAATGAATAAATTAATAAACAAACCATACGAGTTTAGATATTTTATGTAA
- a CDS encoding HNH endonuclease, whose protein sequence is MGYNCNKCGSGKLKIDGTYPYHDIYECLDCNYLGHTRIEDCCRRPFLVVAIVHYDHDRYALYHQCLNCGGAEKTKHLKTKEYGSQIRGDFNQDRFEEWKVGKSEESNMIYGSLRHANYQNSNSYKYHTYLLSEEWKAKRALVLSRDHNLCKLCNTEPALDIHHLTYDNLYNEPLEDLQSLCRACHVNLHRTEFLKKHSR, encoded by the coding sequence ATGGGTTACAACTGCAATAAATGCGGGAGCGGTAAATTAAAAATTGATGGAACATATCCCTATCATGATATTTATGAATGTCTGGATTGTAATTATTTGGGGCACACTCGTATAGAAGATTGTTGTCGTAGGCCATTTCTTGTTGTCGCCATTGTCCATTATGACCACGACAGATATGCGCTGTATCATCAATGTTTAAATTGTGGTGGTGCCGAAAAAACAAAGCATTTAAAAACAAAAGAATACGGGAGTCAAATTCGGGGCGATTTCAATCAAGACAGGTTTGAAGAATGGAAAGTGGGAAAAAGTGAAGAAAGTAATATGATCTATGGAAGTCTTAGACATGCTAATTATCAAAATTCCAATTCCTATAAATACCACACCTATCTTCTATCCGAGGAATGGAAGGCAAAGAGAGCTTTAGTGCTTAGCCGAGATCATAATTTGTGCAAATTATGCAATACTGAACCGGCATTGGATATACATCATCTGACCTACGATAATCTTTACAATGAACCTTTGGAGGATTTGCAGTCCCTTTGCAGAGCATGTCATGTAAATTTGCACCGGACTGAATTTTTGAAAAAACATTCAAGATAG
- a CDS encoding histidine kinase, which produces MNGSLTYIKQLLTSNKRPQINYKVHLIAWSIFIFYESFAVWLATGIKGHVLSYALHYALNIGIFYIHALLILPLAFRKPKQFIWRAPVLTAIEILLYIFASYQIDYFLAHFTTAIEIEDLKINNWFVFGSLWRGIYFIGFASGYYFLNNYLKERTAKAQLEKQAMEQVLKEKETAIELSNAKNAYLQAQINPHFLFNTLNFIYSQTHKTQPAAAKAIILLTNIMRYAIQTDQGVAMIPLEKELEQVRHLIDL; this is translated from the coding sequence ATGAATGGTTCCCTGACTTACATCAAACAACTACTTACTTCAAATAAGCGTCCTCAAATTAACTACAAAGTCCATTTAATTGCTTGGAGTATTTTTATCTTTTATGAATCATTTGCCGTTTGGCTGGCCACTGGAATAAAAGGACATGTACTTAGTTACGCGCTCCATTATGCCCTTAACATTGGGATTTTCTACATCCATGCCTTATTAATTTTACCTCTCGCGTTTAGAAAACCGAAGCAATTCATATGGAGAGCCCCCGTTTTAACAGCCATAGAGATCTTACTTTATATATTCGCAAGCTACCAAATAGACTATTTCTTAGCACATTTCACAACCGCAATCGAAATTGAAGACCTAAAAATCAACAACTGGTTCGTCTTTGGCAGCCTTTGGAGAGGTATTTACTTTATCGGATTTGCCTCTGGTTATTATTTCCTGAACAATTACTTAAAGGAACGAACTGCAAAAGCTCAACTTGAAAAGCAAGCCATGGAACAAGTTTTAAAAGAGAAAGAAACTGCCATAGAGCTCTCTAATGCAAAAAATGCTTATTTACAGGCCCAGATCAACCCCCATTTCCTATTCAATACCTTAAATTTTATTTATAGTCAGACGCATAAAACTCAACCGGCAGCAGCAAAAGCGATTATATTACTGACTAATATTATGCGCTACGCCATTCAAACCGACCAGGGTGTCGCAATGATCCCTTTAGAAAAAGAGCTCGAGCAAGTAAGGCACCTGATAGATTTATAG
- a CDS encoding LytR/AlgR family response regulator transcription factor produces the protein MKSTIKCVIIDDDQFAIDILIDHIQEISELEIQATFTDPILALTTILQHQEPIDILFLDVDMPKLSGIDLAENVRKKVKNIIFTTAFSDYAIKAFDLRAKHYLLKPIELSKFLEAIREIISDDFQPRESKMSDNESYYLRTGERGKLTRVDKNEIIYIQAAMNYVDLQTKDKRYTIYMTMKEMEEVLKDDDRFFRVHKSYIINTDYISQIRGNTIELGKYQALMTNPYKGDFLSYIDQKTLISKRI, from the coding sequence ATGAAATCTACCATCAAATGTGTTATCATCGATGATGATCAATTCGCCATCGATATTTTAATAGACCATATTCAGGAAATATCAGAGCTGGAAATTCAAGCCACTTTTACAGATCCAATTTTGGCACTCACTACTATACTGCAACACCAGGAGCCTATAGACATTTTATTTTTAGATGTTGATATGCCTAAATTATCCGGAATAGATTTAGCTGAAAATGTCCGAAAAAAGGTGAAAAACATCATTTTCACCACAGCTTTTTCGGACTATGCGATAAAGGCTTTTGACCTTAGAGCCAAACATTACTTGCTTAAACCTATTGAGCTTTCCAAATTCCTAGAAGCCATCAGAGAAATCATTTCCGATGATTTCCAGCCCAGGGAATCAAAAATGAGCGACAATGAATCCTACTACCTAAGAACCGGAGAAAGAGGTAAACTAACCAGAGTAGATAAAAATGAGATTATCTATATCCAGGCTGCGATGAATTATGTAGATCTTCAAACAAAGGACAAGCGGTATACTATCTATATGACGATGAAGGAAATGGAAGAAGTTTTAAAAGATGATGACCGATTCTTCAGGGTGCATAAATCCTATATCATTAATACAGATTACATCAGTCAAATTCGGGGCAACACCATAGAATTAGGTAAGTACCAGGCACTAATGACCAATCCATATAAAGGTGATTTCCTGAGCTACATTGATCAAAAAACTCTGATCTCCAAAAGAATTTAA
- a CDS encoding lantibiotic dehydratase has product MKLTIHKQGLFRTPKFSLEAELADHWAPLKAAIKHASPSFYQQIKDLQSIDLDQIPFNLYCSIWKYFNRSKYRGTPYGSFGAVGTFNFQQNQNGPIILAPQQKLHEFTDWAYSIQVSIPINDTGWDQLLFVSNSSTYAIGSEIRYLCFNDGMYSLKEVKRNSTLMALLRACKQPIKLPALIHKLKSQGYKPNHLKENLLELISLGLLFTSNHSNIIGQDYFKRIQSHPEKSTKKYVLAGRKVRQGGPDIQLFKELPKAIHYLRHLVNNPKSPALASFIHKFYHKFEYAEIPIMEALDPEIGIGYHNLEQTLEETDSSLLSVFKGKNFSSEVFLKKTLWQYANSNTNKPTIIQLEQFKLPESKDLLPVPNSLSAIMTVSEDLLHVESIGGCTANALLGRFTLLGKQIKKTCKSIAKIEEQANPNVLFFDVAYTAEKQIDNINRRKRIYHHQLSILNYDTSQCPLELSDLYLSVHQDELILRSKKLNRRLIPRISSAYNYNRSDLPIFRLLCDLQHQGVQSDLNLDLQGIIPDCSSYPRVQYRNIVLSPAKWKIELDKIGDPMLPIDLLLLHFKERLIPHYFRYAQADQTLVFDIQQQTDLRIFQQLLKKHKTLYIEEAFAPKKNFLQDSLQKNFQGQIQLSLTHPQELYQNLKPHYNFHSKKTALISPGGKWIYFEIYCHPQRSDILLQYLIPTFLKKHYRKIKKWFFIRYTENGHHLRLRLHLKNKKHAYDLISALSLALKEDLKTGTVSDIRLRTYKKETSRYGEKHIRKVEHHFFKDSQFALSILKLNLTAFEKYKLCSAFIYTIKESNLLNEQDLKTLILGNSNSLAAEHQLSGKEFGTLNKNNKTYSSVDMPKLTGLQLNEFNILKGSFISILTFYRPIDRIQLLTDLIHMQLNRLFSTNQRMKEMVFYYYLSKDLQKNSYKATQNDY; this is encoded by the coding sequence ATGAAGCTAACCATTCATAAACAAGGCCTTTTTAGAACACCAAAATTCTCCTTGGAAGCTGAATTAGCGGATCACTGGGCACCATTAAAAGCGGCCATTAAACATGCTTCACCTAGCTTTTATCAGCAGATAAAAGATTTGCAATCCATAGACCTGGATCAAATTCCATTTAATCTTTATTGCAGCATTTGGAAGTATTTCAATAGGTCAAAGTACAGAGGAACACCATATGGGAGCTTTGGCGCTGTGGGAACATTTAATTTCCAACAAAACCAAAATGGCCCCATTATTTTAGCGCCGCAACAAAAACTTCATGAGTTTACAGATTGGGCTTATTCAATTCAAGTTTCTATACCAATAAACGACACTGGCTGGGATCAACTGCTTTTTGTCAGTAATTCCAGTACCTATGCTATAGGTAGCGAAATCCGATATCTTTGCTTTAACGATGGGATGTATAGTCTCAAAGAGGTAAAAAGAAATTCTACTTTAATGGCTTTACTTCGTGCATGCAAGCAGCCCATAAAACTTCCTGCATTAATTCACAAGCTCAAGTCACAGGGATACAAACCCAACCACCTGAAAGAAAACCTTCTGGAGTTAATCTCTCTTGGTTTACTTTTCACCAGCAATCATTCCAATATCATTGGTCAGGACTATTTCAAACGTATTCAAAGTCACCCAGAAAAAAGCACAAAAAAATATGTTTTAGCTGGACGAAAGGTACGGCAAGGTGGGCCAGACATTCAGCTTTTTAAAGAATTACCAAAAGCGATACACTATCTAAGACATTTGGTCAACAATCCCAAAAGTCCAGCTTTAGCCTCTTTCATTCATAAATTCTATCATAAATTTGAATACGCAGAAATTCCAATTATGGAAGCATTAGATCCCGAAATCGGGATTGGCTACCATAATTTAGAACAGACACTTGAAGAAACTGACTCAAGCTTGCTATCGGTATTTAAGGGTAAAAACTTCTCTTCAGAAGTGTTCCTAAAGAAAACCTTATGGCAGTATGCCAATTCCAATACTAATAAGCCAACTATCATTCAGCTTGAACAGTTCAAATTACCAGAAAGTAAAGATTTACTTCCCGTCCCCAATTCACTCAGTGCGATAATGACCGTATCTGAAGATTTACTACATGTTGAATCCATAGGCGGCTGTACGGCTAACGCCTTGCTAGGCCGTTTTACACTCCTAGGTAAACAAATAAAAAAAACTTGTAAATCAATAGCCAAAATCGAAGAGCAAGCTAATCCCAACGTGCTTTTTTTTGATGTAGCATATACAGCTGAAAAACAGATAGATAATATCAATCGTAGAAAAAGAATCTATCATCACCAGCTCAGCATTCTAAATTATGACACTTCCCAATGCCCATTAGAACTCAGCGATCTTTATTTGTCTGTGCATCAAGATGAGCTTATTCTACGTTCCAAAAAACTTAATAGAAGATTAATCCCTAGAATATCCAGTGCTTATAATTATAACCGGTCAGACCTTCCTATTTTCCGTCTGTTATGTGACCTGCAACATCAGGGTGTACAATCAGATCTAAATTTGGACCTGCAAGGAATCATTCCGGATTGTTCCAGTTACCCTAGAGTTCAATACCGGAACATTGTACTCAGTCCCGCCAAATGGAAAATTGAACTTGACAAAATTGGAGATCCAATGCTCCCCATTGATCTTCTTCTACTCCATTTCAAAGAAAGATTAATACCTCACTATTTTAGATACGCACAGGCTGACCAAACGCTCGTTTTTGATATTCAGCAACAAACTGATCTTAGGATCTTTCAACAATTGCTCAAGAAACACAAAACCCTATATATCGAAGAAGCATTCGCACCCAAAAAGAATTTCCTCCAGGATAGCCTACAAAAAAATTTCCAGGGGCAAATTCAATTATCGCTCACCCATCCCCAGGAACTCTATCAAAATCTAAAACCCCATTACAATTTCCATTCAAAAAAAACAGCTTTGATTTCTCCCGGAGGAAAATGGATTTATTTTGAAATATATTGCCATCCGCAACGGAGTGACATCCTACTTCAGTACCTAATCCCAACTTTTTTAAAAAAGCATTATAGAAAAATAAAGAAGTGGTTTTTCATACGGTATACAGAAAATGGGCATCATCTCAGGTTAAGACTCCACCTCAAAAACAAAAAACACGCCTATGACTTAATTTCTGCATTATCACTTGCATTAAAAGAGGACCTAAAGACCGGAACAGTATCTGATATTCGTTTAAGAACGTATAAAAAAGAAACCAGCAGATATGGAGAAAAGCACATTAGAAAGGTGGAGCATCACTTTTTTAAGGATAGTCAATTTGCACTTTCTATTTTAAAACTGAATTTAACTGCATTCGAGAAGTACAAGCTCTGTTCAGCATTCATATACACCATCAAAGAATCAAATCTCCTCAATGAACAGGACTTAAAAACACTCATATTGGGTAATTCAAACAGTCTTGCCGCCGAACATCAGCTCAGCGGGAAAGAGTTTGGAACCTTAAATAAAAATAATAAAACCTACTCCTCTGTCGATATGCCCAAACTTACAGGCTTACAACTGAATGAATTTAACATCCTTAAAGGTTCTTTTATTTCAATTTTAACGTTTTACAGACCAATCGATCGAATTCAACTACTGACCGATTTAATTCATATGCAACTGAATAGATTATTTTCAACAAATCAAAGGATGAAAGAGATGGTTTTTTATTATTATTTATCCAAAGACCTTCAAAAAAATTCATATAAAGCAACCCAAAACGACTATTGA
- a CDS encoding Crp/Fnr family transcriptional regulator, translating to MISNSVFTLLLERLASFYPLSAGLVNALRPFLKEHDGLKGEILLQKGKKGDQVWFICEGHAREIGVDLENGNEMTSWFWFKEDFIFAYPGFFSQQPAESAVELIEECRLIEMDYEDFILLRDTFPEVWPLVESIRHYYDHLRLTHLKDLQSLSAKVKYLKFYHEHKSLFNIARHKDIANFLGIKDDGFNRYNS from the coding sequence ATGATTTCTAATTCAGTTTTTACGTTATTGTTGGAGCGCTTAGCCTCTTTTTATCCATTAAGTGCAGGACTTGTAAATGCATTAAGGCCATTTTTGAAAGAACATGATGGCCTTAAAGGGGAAATCTTATTACAGAAGGGTAAAAAAGGAGATCAAGTTTGGTTTATTTGTGAGGGGCATGCACGCGAAATTGGGGTTGATCTGGAAAATGGTAACGAAATGACCAGTTGGTTCTGGTTTAAAGAAGATTTTATTTTCGCATATCCAGGTTTCTTTAGCCAACAGCCCGCTGAATCAGCGGTGGAACTTATAGAAGAGTGTCGGCTAATTGAAATGGATTATGAGGATTTTATCTTACTCCGTGATACCTTTCCAGAGGTATGGCCTTTGGTGGAGTCCATTAGGCACTATTATGATCATTTGCGCTTAACACATTTGAAGGATTTGCAATCACTTTCAGCTAAGGTAAAATATCTGAAGTTTTATCATGAACATAAATCACTGTTTAATATTGCTCGGCATAAAGACATTGCAAATTTTCTAGGAATCAAGGATGATGGCTTTAATAGATATAATTCATAA
- a CDS encoding MauE/DoxX family redox-associated membrane protein, with protein sequence MKSKTFTEICAALIILLFAYTAVSKLLEYDKFIFQMKLSPLSLMGILAPFLAWIVPLLEIILVGFLLFPKVRKAGFIGSIILLTVFEVYILGMLVSGLHLPCTCGGIVSMLSWKGHLFFNAFFIAVAYLGLRLAPKKKMEQPSKIEYSARPEA encoded by the coding sequence ATGAAATCAAAAACATTCACCGAAATCTGTGCTGCATTAATAATACTGTTATTTGCCTATACAGCAGTTAGCAAGCTGTTAGAGTATGATAAATTTATATTCCAAATGAAGCTGTCTCCTTTAAGTCTGATGGGGATTCTTGCACCTTTTTTAGCCTGGATTGTCCCATTGTTGGAGATCATTTTAGTTGGATTCTTACTTTTTCCTAAAGTAAGAAAAGCAGGATTTATAGGATCAATTATTTTACTTACGGTATTTGAAGTATATATTTTAGGCATGCTCGTTTCGGGCCTTCATTTACCATGTACCTGCGGTGGAATTGTCAGTATGTTGAGTTGGAAAGGTCATTTGTTTTTCAATGCGTTTTTTATTGCGGTAGCCTATTTGGGATTAAGATTAGCACCCAAAAAGAAAATGGAACAACCATCAAAAATCGAATATTCAGCGCGTCCGGAAGCGTGA
- a CDS encoding DUF6520 family protein has product MKSLKSTFLALAIVAGVGGAFATKAANTSSTLDPMYSWTGSNSFTGTIPQAQLHYGCSGSKAVCATGTNVDDPLDVQTIRFN; this is encoded by the coding sequence ATGAAAAGTTTAAAGTCAACTTTCCTTGCACTGGCAATAGTTGCTGGTGTTGGAGGAGCCTTCGCTACAAAAGCGGCAAACACTTCAAGCACTCTGGATCCAATGTACAGTTGGACAGGAAGTAATTCGTTTACCGGGACCATCCCGCAGGCTCAACTTCATTATGGCTGTTCAGGCAGTAAGGCTGTTTGTGCTACAGGAACGAATGTGGACGACCCACTAGATGTTCAAACTATCAGATTTAATTAG